Below is a genomic region from Thunnus albacares chromosome 4, fThuAlb1.1, whole genome shotgun sequence.
TGATACACTTGTCCCTTTGctggaaacatttcctgtagtCATTGTTTGTCTTCCTGGATTTCTTCCACAGTGgcaatttttttcccctttcagtCCCAATTAGCAGCAAATCCGATAACTACACCCTATTCCCGTGCTATTGATGGCTTCTGGGAAATTTTGGGTCCCCTCCCCCTCCCGTCTATTTCCAAGCTTCCTGCTGTGGGTGGTGTAGGAGAAACATTTGCGTtgggataataataataataaaagagatATGCTTTATGGTCAAATTGATCATTATTCCATTCCAAATGTCTTCTTTCTTGTCCCTAATTTACTGCGCTCATATGCTGCTGCCACATGACCATCCAAAGAAGCAGAATGTCAGTAGCTAAGCAGCAATAAACAGTATCATTTAACTTGAGACAAAAGCTCTCTGAACTTTCCAATGTTTACTTTCAGGACGCCCTCAGAGCACGCCACAGGTCCAACCAACCCTGCAGACTTGCAGGACTTCTTCAACCGCATCTTCAAAGGAGGACCTCCTAATGACATGGCTGCCAACGGGGGCTTCTTCCCCTCAGGTCCACCCCCTCATCACCCACCTGGTGCCGGAGCGCCCCCGTTCTCCCCTCCGCCAAGCCAGACGGGTTTCTACATGCCGGGGGGTCAACGGCCAGAGTCCAGCGAAACGTGGGCTGAAAGTGGCAAACCCCccagaaggaggaagaaggtCCGCAAACCCTTCCAGAGGTGAAGTCTGCTGACTTCTCAGTGCAACAACTTAGCAACACAGGGACACAATAAGTAACGGCCATGTTTGTCTTTCGCCTGCCTGTTGGCATGCCAAGAAGGCTGCGGTCAGATCggtcagaggagagagagactggatCAAGAGGAGGAGCCGGTTCACTGAGTCTGGGTATTGAAGGAGGGTTTAAGAGGTGGCAGTGACGGTGCTTTACCTCTCAGTTCACcttactgtttgtttgtctttgagaCAACTGTAGCCTTGGCATTGAAATCCTCATCAGGATGCTGTAATGAAACGTTTTCCTTTCATAATTTCCTGCCAAATCCTGCGATGCATGATTTATTCACCTGCATTTTATCACTTCAGTTCTCTCACttttgttgttaatgttttgtgtaAGGTTAGTTTAAGACGTTGGAAGTGACAGATTTATGGAGCACCATAATCAACATGAAGAATATAATGATCCGGGCAGCTTCACTGTGTCATTGTTACTCATGTTTAGTGGCTTGTGGATCTGCTTCCAGATCCAAGAATAAATCCAAACCAGCCGACTCAGctaaattaacaaaaacatcagacttGCTGAAATGTGAAGTATTTTTTACCATCTGCAGAATCATCTCTGTACACAAAGCAGCACATTTTGAAAGGCTGCCACGGTTCTGTTGTTAAATTGGTCTGAGAGTGACCTGTTTTCCCAGGAATATCAGTGGTGTGGTTCTCTGGTAGTAGCCGTGCAGACAGCAAGAGAAGgcaaaacaacatttctgtaTACAAACCTCAGTGGACGTCACATGCAGTCAACCTCCAGCATTAAGGATCCATTGAGACAACCTGCATTTATTTTTCCTACTACTTTgcattcatataaaatataacaactGGATTTTTCTATAGTGGAGAAATGACAAATTTGTGCTCTCAAAGAAACggttcattttcagtgtttagaTATTACAAAacctttaaaaaggaaaaatattctGTTCCAGTTATTACTTCAAAATCTGGCCGTGTCACATCTGTTCTCTCAGACTCAGTTATACTAGAACTGTATTTGTGTCGTCATTACCAGAGAATCACATCTGCTTAGTGAGACGCATCACAAAAGAAGATAGTCTTTAAATGATAGGCAGGAGAAGTTTGATTTGAACATCTTGGACGAGGCGAAGGTGAACCTGTGATGTAATCGAGATGTAAAATCTGGACATGAACAAGTAAAACTAATAGAAGGGCTTTTTTTGTTGTGAGATACACTGATTCAAACGTGCTAAATATGCTTGCTGTTCATTCTTTCAGCTCCAGATTGACGATAATTACATGACAGGTTCAAGTGTAACAGCAGAGATTAGTTCAGTGGTGATCTTTAATGTTGAACCCCGGTCGAGCTGCATTGAGAAGTGATGccttgacattttgaaatgttgctATTTTTCTCCACCAGGGTTTAAAAGATGCAGTAGGATTGAGCCTGTACTGTCCCCTGTTGATCTACTGTATAACTACACATCTGCCTTCTGATGTTTCATTGAACATGTCACAGCTGATTGACAAAGTTTAACAGTTGAGAGCCACCTGAGTCTTAAGTTAATTGATGCTAAGTTGACATAAAAAATTGTGCTTATGTTCAAATATTTAAGCAGTTGAACTGAATTTAAACTTGCagtgctgtctttttttttctatcagcactgtttctcttttttggtcattttgatCATTATGTTATAGTATATAATGTTGCAGTTGCAACAGCAAATTGTTATAGTTGTTCAGGCTGAAAAAAATATAGCGTTCCAGTTGTCTACATTTTTACACCATTTTTCCTTAAGGGTGTTCTTCTGGTTTAGTGCAATTTTATGCCAGCTATGATGTGTTTGGGCATTTTAAGCCATGACTTCTACACTCATTAcaaaaaacccttaaaaaaaaattaattcagaATAGGAGCGCTTCCCCTGAACGAGTACAGCTCATCACATTTGTTTCCAGCCATCCTGCTCATTTAGACTCAAATGTATCTTTTTTCTAAGCTGTGGTCTCCTCTATTTTGGCTCCTGGCTGCCTgtaatttaagaaaaacttCCACCTGGGCAGAATTCAGCtttcaaaatgtcaatgtcacacataaacagaaaatcTATTTAAGGGCAAACAATTgatttcctctttctgttccCTGCGTAGCAGTATGTAACAACATGAAGCAGTCTCAAAACTAATAACTGGTTATATATCGGGTTTGGTTTCTTGATATGGTTCTTGCATAGAAATGACATTGTTATTTTTCAGCGTAGGTTAATTTAAGAAAAGTTATTGTTTACACCTGATATGTGAAGATTGTGAGAGTGTAGTGAAACGGCAATTCTTGTGTGATAAGGCAATTGATagcagctatttttttttatattgactttttttttttttttggttcttttgTGTTAATTTGCACACCCACCCCAGTTATAACATCAGAGGGCTTTTGAACAGTCATCAGTGATTTATCCTGAACCAGActcctccagctgcagctgAGTAGGAGGTGTAGCTCACTCGGATAACAGCACATTTGCaaatcaagtttgttttttttttgtttgtttttttttggtagaaTTAGAAGTTTAAAAGGAGTGACAAATTTTCAAAACCATAATTTGATTTGCATGACCGGTTACCACTCTGGAGAAATGCCCAAGTATCAGAAACATTATATGGCATTGTGATGCATAAATGTGAGTTTGTGTGGTAGCTTTATAAAGGTGAGCCTTTGTTGTCCATTTAAGCAGGACGTTAAGTTTGCCATGTTCCTCTTTATGTGTCAAAttgcttttttccctcctgtATCTATTTGACCATTTTCCCAGACATGGATCAAGCAGTTGTGAACTAAAATTGGACTAAGAATTGATCAAATTAAGGTAAAAATATTCCTGAATTTAGGTTTTTCTGATAAAAGGAATGATAAGGACTATTTGGTAGTTTAAAGATTAAAAAGCAATGCCAGAGCCATGAGAGCTCCTCAGTGGGGTACTGGTTAAATTCAGATTTACTGGTGGCAGAATGAGATAAATCCAGAAAAATGACTTGGATTAGTATCGCTTTTTAGTACATTTAttaaagatttgttttcaatttgtgcaaTTTTTCTTCTTACATACTCATTAAGGCCTTGTTCTTATCCGCATTTTTTAGACAGTTTTTGTACCATGATATAACTGTCAAAGACTTCCTTCACTCCGTGTCTAGGAAACTGGACCCACAGCTGTAACCACGATAAGCAGAGCGCGTTGTTTTCCACACGTCCACCTTGACTTGAGAATGTACAGTGCTGTATGTTAAAAAGGTAGCAGTTCGAAGTCCAAGAAGTCAATGGAAGAGCCAACActtcagttgttttttgtttttttttttgtgttttcatttaaagttttttaacagaatatgcagaaatattgcaaaaaatatCTGACAATCATCAGGGTTTTTCGTAGGGAGTTATGAGGCGAGTTCCCTGGCTGGCAAAACAGTTTTAAGATTTCACTGTTGGGTTTCTTTCCCCCGCTTTCTCTggttttcaaaataaagatgATTTCCTATATGCACAaggtttgttctgttttgtgctCAGTACATAAATGATTTCTCACTTACTAAACAATACAACTTATAccatatttaaacacacacagtgacaaagTGAGGTTACACGAATCTACAAACAAACATCTTGATAAGAATTTCCCTCTGAGGAGCTTAAATAGGTCCAACTCCTCAAAGTGGCgcaatatttcattttactgtaaacCCAAGCTGAAAAGGGCTCCCTGTGTCATTGTTTTACCTCAAATGGCTTTTCCATTCTCTGACCTTATTAACTAATGGTGCTATAGCCACGGAAAGAGGGCAGGACATGTGTATCCCTCTGCTCCTTACAAGGAGTTGTTTCAGAGAGGTGCAGATTCCTGCACACAGCCTGATTTGAGTCTCATTCAATCACTTGACTTGTTTATAACAGATTACAGGTTAAATAGGgtttaattaaatgattaaatctTTTACTTTTCAGCTACAATTTGAATTTACATCCAGGAAACATCAGACAGAAGCAGTCTTGTGACGCCACGTTACCTTTCCTCTGGCAGTGAAGCGTTCCTCAGCTGTCCAGCAGTGAGCACTTGTTTCTTCTCACTATGATAACGTCTATTTATGTAGACACACCGTTACAAAGCTTAGcaatatttaataaatgcaTACCAGGTCTGGGTTAAACACAATtcacaaataaagtttgttttagcTGCTCGGAGGAAGAGAAATGATCACTCATAGATGATTATAGTCAAACtccaaaaaacatttgtatgatTGTCTAAACTTTCTGCTTCCATCTCGCTGTCCAGTGTGACAAGAACCTCCCGTCCCATCAAGATGTACACCAGTTGTTCCCAGACCTTCTGTCATCTGTCATTTTGATCCCTACTTCCCAATGTGTCATTTCATTACATTGCATTAATTTATGAAAATATTGGGAACGTCAACTGCATGTTTCTTTTCCTGCACAGtttttctacacacacaaaaaaagcacatgtcTCTCTTGGTTTATTGACTATGAACTTGAGAGAAAGATGATGCTTTTGATTTGACTGATATGTTTGATAAGCATCACCTGTTTTTCTTATCTTGCACTTGTGTCGTTTTGCTTTCTGAACCTgaaccttgatttttttttttttttaaacaatcaaaTGAATCAGACTCACTGAAGTCACACTTGAAGTTCTGTTTAACGTTTCTCCCCCTGCGGCCGACCTCCAGTTTGGGAACAACTGATTGAGACTAAAGAGCAAACTGTATTTGCAAATATAGTTTGGCTCAAACCTGATGTTTACTTTGTCATATATACCCTTGCatatatatctgattaaaaacaagacagtattatttataattaaaatatttcatccTATGCTCCCAGCTAACTTTCCTCTAATatagaaaacatgaatatgATCATATATGCAACAATAAGTGCGTCAGCTTGTGTTGATTACATCCACTCTACAGCTTGCCTTTCAGAGCACTGATGATGCTGCAGAGCTGAGAACAGTCTCGATAAGCCACCAGGCCTCCGTGGTTCGCCCAGCGGTCTGCACCTTTAGCCTCGATGTAAGGCTGGTGATAGGTCAGTTCTGCCTGGTGATTCTGTGCTGCAGAGCTGGACTGTAAACTCCTTGTCAGGTCCGCCACTCCCCCTCCGAGGGCTCGGAGCAGGGCATGAGGAGCGCAGGAGTCCCACTTAAAGGTGCTTCCCTCTGAGAGGACGTAGACGTCAGCCAGGCCCTGAATGACACACAGGATTTTGTAGCCGGCTCCGGAGGCGTACATCAGTTTGTCAGGGCCGCACAGCGAGGTCAGGGTTTCCTTCACCACCTGCTTCTCACTGGAGCTCAGCACCGCCGACAGCCCTCGCCCGCCTGCAGGTCCGTCTTTGGGCCGAGACACTGAGCAGACATTGACGTTGCCAAAGGACACACCCCAGAAATGCTTCCCCCTCCAGCTGTGAACACAAATAATCAGTGGTGAGGTGAGAATATTTTACTTCAGGGGGAAGAGAAAGACATCCTCACAAAAGTCAGTTTCTAATTTCAAAAACATCTCAGATGCGTTTCACAAAGGTTCAGGAATTTCATTAAGTCGTGAGTGTCCTCATCATCTAAACACTCCCCACAGTCTGATGATTGATCTGACATGTAGGGTATCTGGTTGCTTCTCAGTTAATGTTTTCCAGATCATGaatctcaaaacaaaaactgagctTACAAGATGATCTCTGGCTATGTGAGGTTACGTGAAAGAGATCCAGAGACAAGTACAACAGAATAATAGGTACATACAGAACAGATACGCCAAAGACATTGATATATACAGTGTAAAGGGCTGTCCATACCAAGAAGGATAACTATAACAATAactataacaataacaatgtgAGCATCTACACTTATGAATTTTCTGTAAACAGTGGTGCCAAGCATGCGCTGCATGCTCTAGCTGTGTCGGCAGCTTAGAAAAATGGATATTGATGACTTGTTACTGCTGGACgttgcacagagagagaaaaagaaaaccagaaGTGTATGGGTTCACAGGCGGGTGGTGATTAAGTGTGTTACTCAGAAGTATTTCAGGACACCAGTTGCTGTGATGTTCCAGTATTTACAGAACAAACTGCACCGACTGACGGTAGCAGTGATGCGCAAAAGTGGACAGATGACGAGCTTTTGTTGCACTGTGGCAGGGACACATGGTATGAGCACCAATATGAAGCCTGAAAGGGTCGctaactttgttgtttttttaccgAACAAAGTTTCAGCATCATTGTATAATAAAGCGAGACAAACCTCTGGGTTTCATTCTCCTCTAGTTTACAGTACATCAGTCCGTGGTGAGAAAGAGCAAAAAcgcattaaaataaataaatttaaataaataaagtcattagTCAGTTTCCAGAATTAAGATGATATATGGTGGTTTTGAAGTTTTACTTTACTGGTTTAGGGAATGGATTTTGATTGGCTGTCAGTGTTTCTATCGTTCATCAAATCACTCTGAAAGTGATCCCAACTATATTGTTCACCACTGTCGTTGTCGACTCCGCCATCCACTTGAGTTAGAACGATttttaaaactatatatttatactAATCGTTGAAGTTGTCGTTCTTGGTGTGGACGGCCCTTGAGACCCTTCCCTTTCAGACATGCATGCATTTTGTGGTacatttgtgtgtctttgttagACATTAGTAGTAGAGAGATGAGGGAAAGAGATCCTCGGCTGTATTCAAACCAAGGAAACTGCGGTTCTTAACCCCTAAAGTTAAGACACTGAAAGTTACCAATGATGGTGATTTTACATATTGGTCTcataaaaagagacagaaagcacACAAGTCATGTTTTTGTAACAGTCACAACAACCATCTTACTAGATCAGACTTAGTAACCTTTCTTGACAACAGCACGAGGCTGAATTGaatgtcatcacacacacacagagagtgagCTTTAAAATTTGAGACTTGCAGCAAAATTTAATCTAAGACTAATGTGAGGTTGTGTATTTCTAGTACAAAgctaaataaaagataaaagataaattaATAAGACAGTCTCATATGATTTTTTAAGAGGTTGTGACGTTGTACATAAATGCAGTGAAGGCTGGTTGAGTGTTTCTGGCAGCATCCACGACTTCTGTTGTTCAACTTACCCTCCACCTGCTGGATCTTTGTGGTTGAACGGCTGGTTGATGACGCCCATGACGGGCTCTCCCGTGCTCCGGAGGTAAACCCCGATCAGAACCAAAGCACAGTGCAGACCTGAAGGAGATAGGTGGCCCTCCTCCAGCACCTCCTCTCGGCCCTCTATGTACTGGCTGGTGGCatcttcattaaaaacaaagagacaaacagacatttaatgtacagctctgctctctgcagTGTGCTGCTAGAATGAGGTCATTGCAGAAGAAAGGAAAACGCCGAGCCTTTCACCTATGGGGTCGATCCAGATGCCGAGCTCGGAGGGGCTGAGGGGCACCGACAGACCATCTGTGTTTGCATCAATCGTTGCCGGGTCTTGGTGGATGGCGCGTGCCAGGAGAGACGCCGCTGTGTGGTTGCCGTCCAGCACAGTGGCCAGCAGTGTGGCAGTCTCCTCCTCTGTGCCGCACACTGTGACCGTCACACTCTCTCCTGCGTAACACAGAGTCAATGAGGTTTCATGTGATTACTTAACAGCAGAGCACAGATGATGATATTTACACAGTGAAATGCTACTTAAATATTAGCACAGTGACACACTGATGTGTCTGCTGTAAGTTCTGATTATTCTGGATGAAAGAACTCAGTCACAGTGAGGATCCAACGCAGATCATTAAGTCAAGTCTGTATGGAGGCCTTCTAGTATTGGTGGACTGATTATTATACAGCACTTGTTAATCTTGTGTGGTCATATTTTCAAACCGATAAAAACTGTCACCAGATTATTTTAGTTATTGTCAGTTTGTCTATTTCAGTTCATCACTCTGAGCAGTCAGCTGTATCTTTGCATCTAAATGCCTAAAATTTGCTATGAACCACTTCCTTTAGTTAAATGGGAAGTAAGTAAAGgcacagtgaaaacaaagagctttgttttcagtgaaactatactgattaaaataaagtctaaaagaacaaaaatcaGGGgcccttgttgcatgtcattccccatttctctctccccttatttcctgttttctccCTAATGTCGACTATCaaataaagtcataaaatgCTCTAAAATGCCTgatgcgccagatggtttgttacacagaaccatttGAGAAGTCATTCATGGAAACTGTTTGAAAAAAGGCAGGAACTTTAAAAacatacttggcaggtgattggatgaaccatctgtctaacACCATCTTACCTTGTGATGCAGCCGGATTTGCacaacttgaagcctgacaagatggattctggTGTGATCTTAAGAATCCAGGTGCCTCACAAGGTAAAAAATTGCCCCCAAAAAAGAACAATTAAAGTCGATAAACAACTAATGTTTTGAACCTGAATGTCAGCCTTTGTAGAGAGCTTTTGCTCAAAGCTACATTCATAATGTTCCCACAAATTATCCTAACTGACCCTGCATATATGAGTAGTggctttggggaaaaaaaatgatccaGTTTGTGCCCAGAATATCCCAGAACAACATCAGCTTTGACTTTAAAGTCATTCACatccaaaataaacaaaatgtaatgtagTGTTTATCACTGCAATACCGCACCTGCAAATCACTGtgtaatatatatttgtatacattttaattcgtctctctcttatctttctcttctctctctcctgttttttttaaataattgttaatattttattatatactatCACTGGAACTAGAGCTCGAAGAAGCCAAATTTCACTGCCTTCACTGTTGCCATCTGCTGTGTTGATGTGCGTGTGACAATAAAAGCTCTTGAATCTCTTGTgtgaagtgcaatactaaataaTTACCAAGCCCATTTTCAAACTTGTTGGACTCCTCTCCATGGATGAAGCCGACCATCTCAGGGAACTGGacaaagaaacaggaaacaggactTTAATAAAATGCCAACACTCAGTCCACTCACAGTTCATTTCACACGTGACACTGATTCCTCGTACCTGAGCGCCAACATCATGTCGGATCACCTCCTGGATCACAACATCCGCAAGTGTCTTGAAGTCCTGGACGAACTTCTTGTTCTTGTCATCTCCAGTTTTTTCTTGAACGAGGAGCTGAAAAAGGGGAGCCTCCTGCCTGCAGACCCGAGCCACGTCAGCCGCTTTCTCAGCCACCCGGAGCAGCAGCCTCAGCAGATCAGCCATGCCTGAacagaggggaggaagagaggagttTTTGTCAGATCAGGGATGGAaactttatgtgtttgtgtttgtgtgtgtggtccaggtattcctcatatTTGTGgtgacataaatctgtttacacagtcatgttgtggggactcgcctcgCTTATGGGCACAAAAAGCAAGTCTCCTTGAcgttaaatcattaattttagggtgaaaactttaaaagttaaagttaGGGTTATTTTAAGGTTATGtgaaggttagggttaggcatgtggcGGTTATGGTAAACgcaagtcaatgtaatgtcctctgaagtgatggaaacatgacagTGTGTGCGCGGAAACAtgacagtgtgaatgtgtgggtgtgtgtgtgtgtgtgtgtgtgaggcaggtcacacttgcacacacagagctaaaTATAGCCtcgaaatgaaatgaaaacagggCATTTCTGAAAAAAGATGAGCATGTGAGGGAAGGATGTGGTCTTTGCAGCTCTGAACCAACACAGTATCTCTTGCTTTAAGTCAAATGTCTGATGGACCAGCAGCTTAAAATCATtctccaaaaacacatcaataatccaaaatttcaaataaatatttcaggAAGTATGCAAAACTTCTAAAAAGTGACATAGTGGGAGAAAAAGCACACTAAGATCTGTGGAAAGTGATGACTGAGTGCCACCTACACACTGATGAGGGCTGTTAAAGTAGCTATATGTTCTCCAGGGGTGGAAACACGGGCGTATATGAAACTTAAATAATGCCAAATTTAGTTATTTTGAATTGCAGCTGCACTCAGCTTTACTTTAGTCAGCGATATTACTGCTCATAACGTCCCAGTTCAGAGGTTAATTAGATAATGCAGCAAAGGAATTTAAACGCCAGGGAGCAAAAGTGCCGTGAAATGACTGAAATCTTACCAAAAAACCAGGTTACACTCTGCTTATTTCGctcccgtctgtctctctcggTGTAGCTGTGTTCTCCAGTCCGACCTGCAGCCACCAAACACGGATAGTTCAGTGTGACGGGACCGTGAGAGGACGTCGAGTTTCAGATGTGCAGTAAAACAGTGGTATCAAGCTGTTCATTAACACAGATCTGCCTGCTCTGGTTTCTTGACGTCACTGCGAGTTTCCTAAGGAAGGGCGGACGCCCCTCTCTCTCTAGGCCGACAGCCACAAGGTCCAGACAGGCGCGCACCCGCACAGAGCTCGGTAACCATGTTGTTCAAGGTAAAGACAACAGGAAACGTAGCCGCGGTGCGTTCAAGTGCAGCTTTCCACGTCAGAAATATCACAATCGGGGATTTTACTAcacgctaaaaaaaaaattggtgcTGAATAGCATTAAAGGTGGTTCTTTGGCTCGTAATAATAGGGGAACCGTTTTTGGTGCTATATAGCTCCTATctttaaaggtgctataaaGCACTTTTGCCAAATGGTGCTATGTAGAACCATTAGAGGTGACATACagcactgtgttgtttttacatttttaagctaACAGGGCCTTTAAATCACATTTaccatatttatttaattaaatcatACTACCATTGATGAGTCAGTATGCTTCTAAATGACACTTTTACTTAAAACATGAATGATAATTAATCATTTCTTACCAAATGGCGAATTAAAAGATTAAGAATCCTGTACAAAATGCTTACTGAGAAACAATATATTATCCTTTCAaatcttttatatttctttctttcagcaAATACATTCAATGCTAACAAGtcagggaaaaaataaatatataaaacacacacacacacacacacacacacacacacacacacacacacacacacacacacacacacacacacaccacaataTATTGCCCTTAAAAAAATAGAAGatagaaacacaaaatattgcaacaaatataaaaatacaaaatattgcaaaaaatacaatatagaaatacaaatattgcAACAAgcttaaaatatgttaaattttgTGGAAGAGAGAG
It encodes:
- the inpp1 gene encoding inositol polyphosphate 1-phosphatase; amino-acid sequence: MADLLRLLLRVAEKAADVARVCRQEAPLFQLLVQEKTGDDKNKKFVQDFKTLADVVIQEVIRHDVGAQFPEMVGFIHGEESNKFENGLGESVTVTVCGTEEETATLLATVLDGNHTAASLLARAIHQDPATIDANTDGLSVPLSPSELGIWIDPIDATSQYIEGREEVLEEGHLSPSGLHCALVLIGVYLRSTGEPVMGVINQPFNHKDPAGGGWRGKHFWGVSFGNVNVCSVSRPKDGPAGGRGLSAVLSSSEKQVVKETLTSLCGPDKLMYASGAGYKILCVIQGLADVYVLSEGSTFKWDSCAPHALLRALGGGVADLTRSLQSSSAAQNHQAELTYHQPYIEAKGADRWANHGGLVAYRDCSQLCSIISALKGKL